CGGCGTCAGTTTCCGGTGAACGACAGCTGGGTCCGGTGTTTCCAAAAGCGAATCGCCGGAATAATAGATGTGCAATTCCTTGCCAATCACCTTCGTGAAAACAGCCCTGAAGAAGGCTTCGTCAACAAGGTAGTCTATCTTATTGACATCGTGCCAGCCGTCTATTCTCCAGACGCATTTTGCATCGAAAGTTTCCTCCTTCGAGGGTTCAATCGACACGCCGATATCTCCGCACAAATTCATTGGCTGAGTACGATTCTTTGCGTTCGTCCCGTCGATAGCGCCGACAAGCAGGTCCTTGTTTCCGTAGCCATCCCGCAGGTACAGGTTCTCGTTTGTACGTACCACCACGCCGAGTTCCCAGTAGAACTGCAATTTTACGTTTTCCGATGTCAGCAAGCCCCGAGCCGGCGTAAAGCCGTCACGGATATTCGTGCGCGGCAACAGCACATAGCACGAGGCAAGCGAGAGCGTTATCAACAGCAGGAGGATTCTCATTCGCATCTTGCGGCCCTCCTGTTGAAAAGCAATGCATCCAGCTTTTTCAGGCCCTGCTCAACAGCATCCAGCGGGTACGTCAACTTTTGCGAGTTGATCCGGAAATCCCTGAAGGCAAAATACTGCACCTGCTCCCCCTCCTTCTTGTAGCCGAGATAGAGAGACATCTGCAGGGTATTGACCTCATAATGGAAAGCTTTTGCGGAATCCGCCTTCGTGGGGATTATTACCGGGAATTCTGCCAGCGGCAAACCCTCAATTTCATTATACGATGCAGAATCAAGCGTAAAGCGCTCCATACATTTTTCAAAATCACTGTAACCCTTCAGGCCTTCGCGCTCCCGGAGGTACGCCTCGGGGTTACGCCAGCGCGATTCCTTCTGGCTGGGCTTCTGGTACAGCACAGCCTCCCCGCCTTTCGCGACAACAATCAGCCGGAGAGAATCTCCCCTCTCGCGGAAAATATAAAGCCCGTCAGCATTCCAGTCGATTTTTGCCTGCGAAAAAATTCCGTCTAGGGCGTTCTTCCTGAAGTTCACGCTAACCGGGGCATCCTTCTGGCCCTCCGGCGCAAAGAACCACGAAGTCTCGGCGCAGGCAAGCCCTGCCATCAGGAACATTATAGCCACAAGCCTGCGCATATTAAAATCCCTCAAGCGAACATTCGTATCCATTACACACAACCTTGCACACGCCCGAAATTCTTTCCAAGGTTGCCTTTACGCCCTTGTACAGCGTAAAATAATCCTTGATGAGTTCCTTCGGTTCGAACCACCGTTCAAGATAATACAGGTGCAATACATCCAGGAACGTGCGATTCTGATTTTCGTCTACGCGTACAATGTGGAGTCCGCCTTCTTCGGTACCGCCCCAGCCATCCACAATAGACATGCTGTTCCTTTCGAAGAACGTTTTCATCAGGGCTACGAGTTCCTCGGGAAATTCAGTCTTCTTCTTGCAGGCCTTTTGCAGTTGCGGGCGCATCTTTTCAATCGATTTTTCCCTAGCCTGGAGAGTATCCGCCTTCCACTGGTCCATATAATATCCCGAAACTAGCGCCTGCATGAAACTCACCTCCGCTTCATTCCCGGACAACGGCAAATACGCAAAGAAGGTTCCGCGCACCTTGTCATCGTACATGTAATTTCCGAGGACAATGTAATACCCCGGTTTCGACATGCCTATCGGCTCGCCAAAGTACAATTCATGCTTTCCGGAAGGGACCTTCCCAAACCCGGTCGAGGGCGCAAACCTGCAAATGCACTTGCCCGTGCCAAAGCAGGAACAGAAACCTTCGGCACAGAGCACAAGGAGCAACAGGCAGAACACCCTTCTGCAATTTATACAAACTTGCATAGCCCCAATATACAAAAAGCCCCGCCGCTCGGCGCCGTTTATTCCAGGCAGGAAAGACAATCTTGCACAAGATTCTCGAAAAGCATTAGAAACGGCAGGCACAAACGCCTGCCTTCTTTACTTTTCCAAAAACAATAAACAACTTAAACTTCCAAGTTCTTGTTCTTTCGCGGAGAAATCGCGATGAACACGAGCACGCTTATAAGCAACAAGAACGGATAGAACATGTAGGGAATCAAGTCGAACGCACTCACGCGAGCATCCGGCAAAGCAGAAGCAATCGCAGCAAGAGCCACCAGCATCTGCGCACCGTAAGGCAAAACGCCCTGCACCACGCAACTGAAAATATCCAAAAGCGAAGCCGTCTTCTTGGGAGAGATGCGGTATTCGTCGCCCATCTGCTTTGCAATCGGGCCCGCCATCACAATCGCCACCGTATTGTTCGCCGTTGCGATATCCAAAGCACTCACCAAAAGACCGACACCCACTTGTCCGCTGCGATGCCCCTTGAACACCTTGTGGATAAAGTCGAGCAGAGCCGCAAACCCGCCATGAATGCGGATAAGCCCGCACAAGGCGCTCACCAGCACCGCCACGAGAATCGTCTCGTACATGCCCGAAATACCTTTCCCGATATTCTGCAACAAGCCAATCATATCGAGCGGTCCGAAAGCAACCATAATGATTGAAGCAGCGACAATTCCCACCAAAAGCACAGTGAACACGTTAATCCCCGTGAGAGCCAACGCCAGCACCAAAACGTAGGGAATCAGTTGCACCAAGCTGTAAGAATTCTCGGCAACCGCACGAGCCTCCGTCGCGAACGAAATCGCCGTGATAATCGCCACCGCAAGAAGTGCCGCCGGTAGCGCAATAATAAAGTTCACATGGAACTTGTCCTTCATCTTGCAGCCCTGCGTCGAAGTCGCCGCAATCGTCGTATCCGAAATAAAACTCAAATTGTCGCCGAACATAGCGCCGCCAATCACCGTCGCCACGCAAAACGGAACGCCAAAGCCCGCCATCTGGGCCACCTCTACCGCAATCGGAGAAACCACAGCAATCGTCCCGACCGAAGTTCCCATCGCCGTAGAGACGAACGCCGCCACCACGAACAGCACCACCACCGCGAACTGCGCCGGGATAAAGTCCAGGAGCAAGTAAGCCGCAGCCGACGCACTCGAGCGCCCCAAAATCCCCGCGAAAATGCCTGCGCAAAGGAAGATGAGAATCATCAAGAAAATATTGCGGTCGCCCAGCGCCCCCGCCATGATGTTCATCTTCTTGTCGAAATTCAGCTTGCGGTTCTGCATGCACGCCACAAAAATCGCAATCAAGAACGCCGCCACGATAGGAATGTTGTAGAACCCCATAGAAATATGGAGAACGTATTCAAACGTAATGCCAAGCCCCAGATAAAGCACCAGGAACACGGCGACCGGCAAAAGGGCAATCGGGTTACCCTTGATTTTATCTTCAATGCGTTCGTTCTGCATGCAAAAAAGATAGAAATTACTTCTTCGGCTTAAACAAAGGCGGGGTCGTATAATGTTTTGGCCTGTATTTTTTCGGGACATCGTAGCCGAGTTTTAAAAGCATCCGGACATAATCTTCGTTCTTCATGCGCATCCTGGACTTTTTCAGGATGTTCAAGGTTCCGTATTTCTTTTCGTTCCGCAACACATCCAGAAGCCCATAAATAGAGATGCAAGAATAAGATAACGCACATGCAAAGGCATAAGCAAACTTATCTTGGGATGAAGGGAATCGACAAAAGAACACATAACTCAACACCATAACAGCCAACAAAACAAGCAAAATAATCACGCGGAATTTCCAATCGCAGCGAGCTATAAACCGTTTATCCAAGGCGGGCTCCAGCCGGCCGTATATAAGCTGTTCTCCCTTGCAATGCGGGCAAACAATAATGGGGCTCCCGAACATCAATGAATTTTTATCGTATGGATACGGGTGGTCTTCGCCACAAAGACGACAATGGAACTCGCCCACCTGCTCGTCGACGACACATTTCACTTCAAGTAAATCGCGGTTACTCCACTGGGATTCTTTCTTTTGACGCATAAATCACTCAAGTCCTTGCCGCGAAAATAGAAAAAAGAATTACATACAAAAAAAGAGCCCCGCCGGGATTTCCGGCGAGGCGATTTTCGTTCGCGCTTTAGCGATTACTCAATCGTGATGAGCGTGATGGTGCGCTTGCCGACCTTGATCGGCTTGCTCACGTCAACACCCTTCTTGGCCTTCTTGGACGGATCGTTTGCCCAGCCTTCCTTGAGCTTTTCGGAGCTCTTGTCAAGCGTCTGGACAGTGGCTTTGCCCTTGAAGCCCGGAATGTCGAGCTTGAGTTCGTAGTCGCTGTACGGGCTCTTGTTGATCACGAGGAGGCTCTTCTTCTTGCCGTTTTCGGTGTAGTAGGTCGTGATGAGCGATTCCTTGTCACCGGTAATCACGGTCTTGAGGAGCTTGCCGCGGAGAGCGTCAGAAGCCATCTGGAATGCCCAGTAGCTCGGACGCGGGCAGTTCATGCAGTCTTCTGCAGAACGGGTCAGGTAACCGTAGTCACCGCCTTCCGGAGTGATGTCGTTGTGGATATCCCAGTACTGTGCGTTGTCCACGTTTTCGGTGGCAAGCATAGCGAGGTAGTCAGCAACGAACAGGCCGTTTTCGAGAGCGATGGTCTGCGGACCCGGGTTGAAGTCCACGGAGTTCCATTCAGTGAGCCAGAGTTCGAACTTCTTGTCCTTGTTGAAGTGCTTGGTCCACTTGTCCACGAGCTTGTGCAGGCGGCTGTAGATAGGCACGAGGTCCTGCGGGGCGCTGAGCATGGCGAAGTCGTTTTCTTCACCGAAGTGCTGCGGGTAGTGGTGAACGATGATACCATCGGCAATGTCGCCGGTTTCCTTGAGCACGTTGTCGTTCCACTGACCGTCGAGAACGCCGAGCACCGCCACCTTGATGGTCGGGTCAACCTTCTTCATGGCCTCGATGAACTTGCGGGCGCGCTTACCATAGATGGTACCGCCGTCTTTACCGTACTTTTCGTAGTACGGATGCCAGTTACCGTAGACTTCGTTACCGATTTCCCAGTACTTGATGCCGGCCTTCTTGTCGATGTTGGTGTGCTTCACCCAGGCAGCGGCTTCCTGTTCGGTGCCGGAACCGAAGTTGACAGTGAACATGGCGTTGGAGCCGGTCTTCTTGAGCCATTCGAGGAATTCGTCGGTATCGACCATCCAGTCGTGGTTGTCAAGGATTTCCTTCCAGTGGTCGTCATCGGCACGGAGACCACCCGGGTAACGGATGATGCCGTGGTTGATGCGCTTCACGAAGTCGCGGGTCTGGACCTTGAACTTCGGATTGTCAAGCATGTCGCCATCCCAGAGGGCAGCGTTGATACCGAAGAGGCCACCCGAGATGTTCGGGTTGATAACGTCGCCGGTACCCTTCACGTCGACCTTCACGACAGCCGGACGAGCGGCAGCCTTGACTTCGCGCTGGTTGGTGAGCTTGATGTTATCGATTTCGAAGCTACCATTAGAGCCTTCTCCACCCGGTTTGAAGTCGAGAGAAACGACGTTCTTGAGGTCGAACACGCCGTTTTCCTTGGCGTTAGGCGGCTGGTAGTACGGGAACTTGCTGAAGGTGCGGAACGGCACGATCACAGTGGTACGGCCACGCGGCACACCGGTGTTGGACACGAAGAGTTCGTTGCCGGCGTCACCAATCTGGACCGTGATGGACTGCCATGCACGTTCAGAGTAGACATCGAACATAATGCCCCAGTGCTTGGTCCAGTCGCGGAGCTTGGCGTCGTGAGCAGCAGTGTTCTTGGTGAAGTCGAGAACGAAGTCCACCCAGTCAGACATTTCGAAGTGTTTGATGAAGAGGGAGTTGCCATCGAGCTTGGAGCTCTTGTACGGCATCTCGATTTCGGCCTTGGACTTCGGGCCGAAAGACGGTTCCCACTTGTCCTTGGCAAACTTGCCTTCGAAGTCAGAGATAACCAGGTCAGCTTCCTTAGACTTCCAGTTGTCCCACTTGATATCCGGGTCAACCCAGTCGATGGTTTCGGTGAAGGTAATCTGGTCGACGAAGATGGTCACAGGAGCCGGCTTGCCCGGTTCGCCCTGGTTTTCACCCTTGCCCACGGAGAAGCGGATTTCCTGAATCTTGTTCCACTGCACGTCCTTGGCGACTTCGGCCTGCTTGTTAGCATCCCAAGCCTTACCCTTGTCGACGAACTTCTTGAGAGGAATCTTCACGAGCTTCCAATCGGTGCCGACCTTGGCGCCAGCAATCCAGTCGTTCAGGCTGACCTTGGTCTGGCTCTTGATGTCGTTGCCCTGGTTGTCGAGGATACCGACGTACACCTTTTCGCCGCCGAGCTTACCCTTGATCCAGAAGTAGAGACCGCCCTTGTTGCGGACCTTGGAAAGGTCGATGTACTTGCCTTCACCGAGCGAGTAGGTCACGCCGGACCAGTCGTTGTTATCGATGTAGAGGGCGAGCACGTTCTTGTTGCCAGCAGTCTTGGACTGAGCTTCACGCTGGGCAGAAAGGCCACCGTAGCTGTAGCTGAAGCCCTTGAGGCCGTCGGAGTAGAACGTACCGTTAGCCACCGGCTTGACCTTGCCGTCAAGCTTTTCGGGGTTCTTCGGGCCGTCGATGACGTCGTTGTTTTCATCCCAGTAGACAATCTGCTTCTTCGGGGCAGCCTTCTTGTTGCCCTTCACGATTTCGATGTTGTCCACCCAGATTTCGAAATCCTTCGCGCCGCTCTTGTCGATGGAGAAGCGGATTTCAGCAATCTTGTCCCAGTCGATACGGGCCGGGAATTCGGACTTGCGGGTGTTATCCCAGTAGAGACCACGGTCCGGGAAGTCCACGAGAGGAATGGAAACCTTCTTCCAGTCCGTCGTAACGGCACCGCCCTCGATGTACTTGTTCATCGGGAGCACGACCTGCGTCTTCTTGCCGTCGCTAACTTCTTCGTCAAGGAGGCCGACCTTCACGGCTTCGCCGCCGTTCTTGCCCTTGATCATGAATTCGACCTTGGAATCAAGCATGTACTTGTTCAGGTCGAAGAACTCGTTGTACAAGCAGATGGATGCACCGGAGTATTCCTTCGGGTCCAGCTTGATGTTCAGGGCGGCCTTGGACTTGTAACCGCCGTCCTTCGTAATGGTCACACCCTTGCTAGTGCCACCGTAGGAGTAGTCGAAACCACCCGGACGATACTGCTCGTCGAAGAACTTGTAGACGACCGTCTTCGGCTTCTTCGGCTGAGCCATTGCAGCCACGCTGACACCCAGGAGGATGACGGACGCGACTTTCAATGTTTGCTTAATCATATGTCGTTCCTTGTTGTTGTTTGTTTTGCTTTAAATTTAAACTTTTAGCGTAAAAATGGGTACACGCCTAGACGTTTAAGCGTGTACACCTGAAAACACTACTTGGCTTCCTTGAGCATCTTCTCCACGAGGTCCGGGCTGAAGCGGTCCTGGCGCTTGCCGTTGATGTAGAAGTTCGGGGTGCCCTGCACGCCGACCTTCACGCCCAACTGGAAGTCCTTGTCAATGCGGGCTTCCATGGCAGAATCGAGAACCATGTCCTTCTTGAACTTTTCGATGTCGAGGCCGATTTCGGTAGCGACAGCGATATAGATGGAATCGGAGAGTTCGCGGCTATGCGGAGCGAGGGCGTAGCGGTATTCCCAGAACTTGCCCTGCTTCTGGGCAGCGATGGAGGACGCGGCAGCGGCCTTGGCATTGCTGTGGAAGCTGAGCGGGAAATGCTTGTAGATGAACTGGATCTTGTCCGGGTACTTCTCGTTGAGTTCCTTCATCACAGGAGCGATGCGGGAGCAGTACGGGCACTGGAATTCGGTGAATTCAACAATCGTGAGCTTCGGATCCTTGGTGTTGCCGAAAACCGGGCTGTCGTCAACGGGGATATCCCAGACCTTGTTGGCCTCTTCCATTTCCTTCTTGGCATCTTCGAGAGACATGCCTGCACGCTTTTCGAGAATGTAGGCAACAGCTTCCATGTTTGCCTCCATTTCGGTCACCTTCTTTTCGAGGGAGTCGATGCGGGCCTGCTGGTTGAAAGAACCACCGGCAGAGGCCTGGTTGCAGGCGACGAAACTAGCGGCAAGAACTGCCATAGCGACGATAGAGATACGTTTCATGTTTTTCCTTTTAGTTGAATAAACCATCCAACGGGCGAAGTCCGCCCGCGTTTTGATTGAAATATATAAAATAGTTGGCAGAAGGCAGAACTTAGTTGGCTGATCTTAGCAGGTAGAAGGCTGTTTGTATTTACAAAAAAAGCGGGGGTAAAAAATACACCCCGCAATCCAAAAAAACTTACTGAAATTTTACAAAGACTTCACCATGAAGGTATGGCGCGATTTTGCAGAAATTACGCGAACCTGGAGCACACCCCTCGCGCGGAGCGAAAGCGTCGCCGTGCCCTGCAGGCCCTTGAACTGTTCAACCATCTTGCCGGCGAGGTCGAACACTTGCACGTCGAATGCAGAAGCGTCCATACCCGAAAGCGTGATGGTAGAGCCGTTCTGGACAAGCGAAAAATCGGGAGCCTTCGCCACCACCGGCACCACGTCTACCGTATCCGGCTTTTCTTCCTCGCCAGGCATAGTGACGGGCGCCTTCTTGCTGAGGATGTACCCGAGCGCACCCACGAGAGGCGCGTTCATATCGACGCAGACCTCGTTCACGTTCCAGGCAGAAACAGTCCCGTTGTGGCTCCCGCTGTTAAAGTCTCCCGCGATAAGGCCACCAAGCAGCTTGTTCTTTTCGGGCGGCTGGAGTCCGGAATCCACCTCGCGGCCCGTATCCTCGTTGCCATAGTACCCGCGATGGTGCGGGGACTTCGGGGCATTCGCGCCGTTCTTGGTAAACCCGACCACATAGGACTTCTTGTTGCTGTTGTCACCAAGCAGGTAAGCGACGTTCTTCTCGATAATGTCATCGAACTTGGTTTCGCCGTAGAAATTGGACATGAGCGCATACAGGAAAGCGCCACCCGCCGGAGAACGCACGGAGAAAGAGCCGCCACCGCCGGTTTCGCCCATGAAGATATCGTTCTTCGCCTTCTTCTTGTAGATGTTGTCGAGGAACTGCTCCGCATCGTAGAAGGAACCCGACGAAGGCGCCCAGTGGAACACGCCCTCACCCATCACCACGGAAAGCGGGACGGCGTTCGAGTAGTTGAGGCGCGTGTAGCTGCCCGAACTAAAATCGAGATCAAAAAACCATTCGTCGGCTTCGGTCTTGTACTTCTCATCTTCCGTCGTGCGGTACAGTTCGAGCGCAGCGAGGAACGGACCATCCTTCCAGCGACCATCCCACCAGCTGGATTCATAGAATCCGCCGGAGTTCGTGACACCCTTGTGCGACTTGGCGTAGGAATAGGCAGTCTTTGCAGCCTCGAGGTACTTCTTCTTGTTGGCTTCGTCGGGGTCGACGCGCGCCATCACGGCAAGCATTGCGGCAGCCATGCCCGGAGTAAAGCCGTCGTTGGCATCGCCCTTGACATAGCGGGGTTCACCGCCCTCGCCCTGGCCAAGCGTGCTCATCTTGCCCGCAGTGACCCACTTGGTGTGGTCGGCATTGCCGTCGCCCTTCACCGTCACAAAGGCAGAGCTGCTGATAGCGGCCTTCACCCAGAAATCAGCCTCGTAGCGGAGTTCCTCGAGCAGGTCACGGACCTCGTTGGGCTTGCCGCCCTTGCGCGTGTAGTCCTTGCTTTCCTTGTAGTCGGAATAGTCGCCTGTATAAAGGTCGTAAAAGCCCTTGGTGAATTCGGCATAGCCGAGTGCCAGAATGTAGGAGGCATAGCCCTGCGACTGGCCATACATCACGTGGTCGCCACAGTCGAACCAGCCACCCGAAACATCCTTGCCGTTGTAGCTGTCCTTGGTAAAGCTCTTGGTGTAGTTGGTGCCGTCGAGGATCCAGTTCGGGCCCTCACCAGAACGCTGTGCGCCAAAGAAACGTGTAGTCATCCAGGCCGCTTCGATGTAATCGTCTGTGCTGAGAGCCGCAAGACCGGCAGAGGGTATAAAGGCCATCAGGGAGAGGGCCGAAACAATAACTTTTCTACAATTCATGTGTTCTCCGGTAAGGTACACCCACACCCACCGGGCAACAATATAAGATTTTTTAGCGAAAAATCACACGAAAAGATTGTTTACACGGCCAAAGTCGTGACCAGCGTCTCATGAAGCAGGCCATTCGTGAAAATCGCCTGCTCGGCATCCACGAATTCAAGCGGTTTGCCGTCAATGCGGGTAGATTTCCCGCCCGCTTCCTCTACCAGCAGGGCAATCGCCCCGATGTCCCACGGGTAGCTCATGGTCATCACGAAGCAGTCTATGCGCCCGCAGGCCGTAAAACAGCCCTCGATGACGGCAGAACCCAGGCACTTGACGCGCTCGAAGGCAACCGCCTCGCGGGCAAAGTTGCGGGAATTCTGCTCGTTAATCTTTTGCGCATCGCCCACGTTAAAATCGCCGTTGCTCACGATAGCGTGAATGGAATCGCTCTCGCGACTCACGTGAATCGCCTTCCCGTTCATGAAGGCTCCCCCGCCCTTGCTGGCCGTATAGAGCTCGCCCAGCTTGGGGAGGTTTACCGCCGCCACCAGAGGCTTGCCCTCAAAATGGAGCGCGATGGAGATACCCCAGAGCGGAATCCCGCGGCTAAAATTCACGGTGCCATCCACCGGGTCGATAATCCACAGGTAGCGCGGGTCCGAGCCCTCGATGACGCCCGCCTCTTCCGTGCGAATAGAATGCGTGGGGAAAGCCTTCCGGATTCCCTCGACAATCAGCTTTTCGCTTGCAATATCGGCGCGGGTAACAACATCTTTCTTGGACTTGTAGTGAATTTCGCCCAGATCCTGCTGGATTTCAAGGCAGAGGTCACCGGCGCGCTTGGCAAGCGTTTCGGCAACAGAAAGGAAATTTTGGGATTCTTGCATTTTAGTTGGCAAAACTTAGTTGGCTGTCGGCAGGCGCCCTACTCCGGGTAGGCGCAGCAGCGGAAGCCGATGGTCGGGGACTTGTAGAATGCGGCGGCCTCGCGGTAACGCACCTTCTCGCCCGTGAGGAATACCACCTTGACTTCGGAGGGAACGTACTTCAGGCCGTTGCCCAGCGTGTCGAGCCACGCGTCGCCACCCTTCTTGTACTCGGAGTACAGCGCGTAGTCCTCGCCGATGGTATTGCCCGAAGAATCCTGCACGGTAAAGAACTGCAGGCTGTCCGTGAAATCCTTCTGCGAAAGTACCTTGAAGAGCGTGCGCGATGTATCGGCAGCAAACACGGTATCGACCTTCGAGCCCTCTCGGTACAGGTACACGGAATCGGTCGTGTATGCGGGCCTCGTGAAATACGGGTACGAACGGTTCGTGCACAGCGCAAGCGATTCGCGGTCTAGCCCGCTATAAATCTTGTAGCTAGAACCCTTCGCTACGGCAACCGTATCTTCGGACCTGCCAATGACCCATTCCTGGTACTGGCCAGGCATGTCGCGCACACCCATCGGGTTCACGCACCGGTAATCGCGCTTCGAGACATCCGCCGCAGAAGCAGAATCGTTCGTGCCCACGTTGCAGTAGCTGAACAGGTATTCGCTCGCATCTACGTCGAGTTCGTTCAGCACGCCGTACGAAAGCGAACCGCCCGAAAGGCAAACCAGTTCCCAGTCGCGTTCCTTGCACAGGCTGACGGTAAACCCGCTGGCCGAAACGCCCTCGCACGCGGCAACTGCCTCGGAATGGAGCACGTTGTAGACGAACTCGCCCGAGTCGTTCCTGTGTTCAAACTTCTCCATGCAGAAACTGGCCGAATCGCCCGTAGAAACAGGCACAAATCCCTCGGGACACTCCATTTCGGACGCAAGTTTGCCGGGAGAAACCGCAATGGTGTCGATAAGCGCCGTCGAGTAATACCCGGACTTGTCCTTCGCACGGATGCGGAAAATAATCGTATCGCCCGGGGAAACCCAACGGATAGTATCGGTCACAAAAGTTCCCGTCGCGGACACCGCCATGGTATCGCCATCGACCGCGTAAAGCTTGTTGTAGCGGCCCGAACCGCCCGCATAGCCGTATTCCTTCCACTCCTTCAAGTTCACGTCGTAATGTTCCACGACATAGACCGCGACCGTATCGTAACACAGCGTGAACAGGCACGTATCCGGAATCAGCACGACC
The Fibrobacter sp. UWR3 genome window above contains:
- a CDS encoding Na+/H+ antiporter NhaC family protein, with translation MQNERIEDKIKGNPIALLPVAVFLVLYLGLGITFEYVLHISMGFYNIPIVAAFLIAIFVACMQNRKLNFDKKMNIMAGALGDRNIFLMILIFLCAGIFAGILGRSSASAAAYLLLDFIPAQFAVVVLFVVAAFVSTAMGTSVGTIAVVSPIAVEVAQMAGFGVPFCVATVIGGAMFGDNLSFISDTTIAATSTQGCKMKDKFHVNFIIALPAALLAVAIITAISFATEARAVAENSYSLVQLIPYVLVLALALTGINVFTVLLVGIVAASIIMVAFGPLDMIGLLQNIGKGISGMYETILVAVLVSALCGLIRIHGGFAALLDFIHKVFKGHRSGQVGVGLLVSALDIATANNTVAIVMAGPIAKQMGDEYRISPKKTASLLDIFSCVVQGVLPYGAQMLVALAAIASALPDARVSAFDLIPYMFYPFLLLISVLVFIAISPRKNKNLEV
- a CDS encoding carbohydrate binding domain-containing protein, with the translated sequence MIKQTLKVASVILLGVSVAAMAQPKKPKTVVYKFFDEQYRPGGFDYSYGGTSKGVTITKDGGYKSKAALNIKLDPKEYSGASICLYNEFFDLNKYMLDSKVEFMIKGKNGGEAVKVGLLDEEVSDGKKTQVVLPMNKYIEGGAVTTDWKKVSIPLVDFPDRGLYWDNTRKSEFPARIDWDKIAEIRFSIDKSGAKDFEIWVDNIEIVKGNKKAAPKKQIVYWDENNDVIDGPKNPEKLDGKVKPVANGTFYSDGLKGFSYSYGGLSAQREAQSKTAGNKNVLALYIDNNDWSGVTYSLGEGKYIDLSKVRNKGGLYFWIKGKLGGEKVYVGILDNQGNDIKSQTKVSLNDWIAGAKVGTDWKLVKIPLKKFVDKGKAWDANKQAEVAKDVQWNKIQEIRFSVGKGENQGEPGKPAPVTIFVDQITFTETIDWVDPDIKWDNWKSKEADLVISDFEGKFAKDKWEPSFGPKSKAEIEMPYKSSKLDGNSLFIKHFEMSDWVDFVLDFTKNTAAHDAKLRDWTKHWGIMFDVYSERAWQSITVQIGDAGNELFVSNTGVPRGRTTVIVPFRTFSKFPYYQPPNAKENGVFDLKNVVSLDFKPGGEGSNGSFEIDNIKLTNQREVKAAARPAVVKVDVKGTGDVINPNISGGLFGINAALWDGDMLDNPKFKVQTRDFVKRINHGIIRYPGGLRADDDHWKEILDNHDWMVDTDEFLEWLKKTGSNAMFTVNFGSGTEQEAAAWVKHTNIDKKAGIKYWEIGNEVYGNWHPYYEKYGKDGGTIYGKRARKFIEAMKKVDPTIKVAVLGVLDGQWNDNVLKETGDIADGIIVHHYPQHFGEENDFAMLSAPQDLVPIYSRLHKLVDKWTKHFNKDKKFELWLTEWNSVDFNPGPQTIALENGLFVADYLAMLATENVDNAQYWDIHNDITPEGGDYGYLTRSAEDCMNCPRPSYWAFQMASDALRGKLLKTVITGDKESLITTYYTENGKKKSLLVINKSPYSDYELKLDIPGFKGKATVQTLDKSSEKLKEGWANDPSKKAKKGVDVSKPIKVGKRTITLITIE
- a CDS encoding thioredoxin domain-containing protein, with the protein product MKRISIVAMAVLAASFVACNQASAGGSFNQQARIDSLEKKVTEMEANMEAVAYILEKRAGMSLEDAKKEMEEANKVWDIPVDDSPVFGNTKDPKLTIVEFTEFQCPYCSRIAPVMKELNEKYPDKIQFIYKHFPLSFHSNAKAAAASSIAAQKQGKFWEYRYALAPHSRELSDSIYIAVATEIGLDIEKFKKDMVLDSAMEARIDKDFQLGVKVGVQGTPNFYINGKRQDRFSPDLVEKMLKEAK
- a CDS encoding glycoside hydrolase family 9 protein, whose translation is MNCRKVIVSALSLMAFIPSAGLAALSTDDYIEAAWMTTRFFGAQRSGEGPNWILDGTNYTKSFTKDSYNGKDVSGGWFDCGDHVMYGQSQGYASYILALGYAEFTKGFYDLYTGDYSDYKESKDYTRKGGKPNEVRDLLEELRYEADFWVKAAISSSAFVTVKGDGNADHTKWVTAGKMSTLGQGEGGEPRYVKGDANDGFTPGMAAAMLAVMARVDPDEANKKKYLEAAKTAYSYAKSHKGVTNSGGFYESSWWDGRWKDGPFLAALELYRTTEDEKYKTEADEWFFDLDFSSGSYTRLNYSNAVPLSVVMGEGVFHWAPSSGSFYDAEQFLDNIYKKKAKNDIFMGETGGGGSFSVRSPAGGAFLYALMSNFYGETKFDDIIEKNVAYLLGDNSNKKSYVVGFTKNGANAPKSPHHRGYYGNEDTGREVDSGLQPPEKNKLLGGLIAGDFNSGSHNGTVSAWNVNEVCVDMNAPLVGALGYILSKKAPVTMPGEEEKPDTVDVVPVVAKAPDFSLVQNGSTITLSGMDASAFDVQVFDLAGKMVEQFKGLQGTATLSLRARGVLQVRVISAKSRHTFMVKSL
- a CDS encoding inositol monophosphatase family protein; the protein is MQESQNFLSVAETLAKRAGDLCLEIQQDLGEIHYKSKKDVVTRADIASEKLIVEGIRKAFPTHSIRTEEAGVIEGSDPRYLWIIDPVDGTVNFSRGIPLWGISIALHFEGKPLVAAVNLPKLGELYTASKGGGAFMNGKAIHVSRESDSIHAIVSNGDFNVGDAQKINEQNSRNFAREAVAFERVKCLGSAVIEGCFTACGRIDCFVMTMSYPWDIGAIALLVEEAGGKSTRIDGKPLEFVDAEQAIFTNGLLHETLVTTLAV